Part of the Chanodichthys erythropterus isolate Z2021 chromosome 13, ASM2448905v1, whole genome shotgun sequence genome is shown below.
TTGGCCCCTTGATGGGAACCGTCAGGTCTTTTCCTGTGATGTCATGAGAATCTCAGAGGCAAGGGCCCCTTCCACAAGGTGCCTTTACTCCTAGAAATGGTCCATTTCTCAAGCTGGTGCCTAGCTTCGAAAATAGACCCCACAGAATGCGATACTGTGTCAGTTCTGACGTTCCTGCAGGTGATGCTGGACAGTGGACATGCCCCCTCCACACTCAAAGTTTGTGGCAGCCATCGCTGCAAATCAATTGATCGGGAAGCACGACTTAGTCGTTAAGTTCCTCGGAGGGGCTAGGAGGCTGAAACCTCTACACCCATGCTCGGTCCTGGATTGGGAACTTTCCACAGTCTTTTAAGCCAATCGAGTCAACTGACCTCTGGTCCCTTCCGCTTAAGACTGCCCTCTTGCTGACTTTAGAGTCAGTCAAACAAGTTGGAGATTTGCAGGCTCTGTATCTTTCCTGCATTGAGTTCGGTCCTTATGAGAGTAAAGTGGTCCTTAGTCCAAGGAAAGGCTTTGTTCCAAAAGTGCTTTCCACCCCGTTTAGAATGCAGGTGATAACACTGCCAGCTCTTCCGCTCGCATTGAACAAGCAGGTACCTCATCTACTCTGTCCCGTCAAGGTCCTTAGAGTGCATATTGAGGTCTCTGGTCAGTATCTGCAATTAGAGCAGCTGTTCTTCTGCTTTAGAGGCCACACTAAATGGCTTCCAATTTCGAAGCAGAGACTTTCCAGATGGATTGTGGATGTGATAGCACTGGATTACAAGTCTATGGACTTGTTGTGCCCTTAGGAATCAGTCggggaaaaaaacattctgtTCCCCCAAGACTTGCTCAGTCTGGCTTTAATTGCAGACTTCATCAGCAGGGCTTGTAATTCCCAGGAGCTCAAGTTGAAGAAAGAGTTATTCACTTTAGATGGAACTGTTGGCGTGGAGTTGCCTGAGTCGACGGCAATAAGGGAAGAAGTGATCAAACAACTCTGGGATTTTGCTCAGTCGGATATCTGCCAGAAACCTGAGGTGATTGAGGCTAAAGCTGTGTTGCTGAAACTTGTAGGGGGAGAGATGTTTTTATGCAAACACATGATACTTCTGCATTTGACCTAGGAGTGCACCTAGACCAAAACGACTAACCTGTTCCTGTGTCCTCCGGAGCTTATCGCCAAAATCTCACCTCTCAGAACTTGGAACAAACACTCTCTGGAGTATCCATAACTGACGATCTAGTAGCTCAACTAACTAAATCCCAGAAGATTCCAATGTCTAACAGGTTCATCCAAAAGCCAGCAACTCCGGAGGAAATTCACGCTGGCCGAATATTCAGCTGTATGGACTCCAAATAACAGACTGATTGAATTCTCTGCATGTATAAACAACCAGGTcttaaggcctgtacacaccgggcTGAATATCGCACGCTATTATTGCCAACGTTTAATGCCTCGTGACTAAACAAAGGGCGCCAATGCAAGTGTGCACACCGACGCGAAAAACGGCAGGTGTAAAAgtggcatttttttaaaacaccgCGTTAACTGGCAGACCAATGAGATTGCCACTTTTGTTCAcgtgcctggagctgctgaagttatAGTAAAACACGACTTGGTGGTGCTCAAGCACAAAACAGTCTTACTGAGCACACATAATACCAAGACGACTAAGAGGAAGTAAGTAGACAAGGAAGTAAACTATccctgcatctcaatcagctccctagcttcctaggttgggtaaatgaatgtggccgactccctgatcagtgccctgactagtgGACTAGtaagctgattgagatgcacgcTATGGGTGCTCTGCCAGTTCTTGGCCACACCATAAGATGTGtgttatttctgtatttttacagttttttttttccctttaactttcaagaaatatagttgagaatgtctatttcataaatatgtttatttgcactaccgctACTGTTATGTGACTTATATGCTCTGCCGTCTACCATCTCTCATGTCATatatatgccattttatatctgcatttatattttctttaaatttagtaatcttataaatatgtttatttgcactaccgttaagcacaagcgccacaaactgtcagggagtgaatttgcacgtTCAATCTGCACATCGCCAGTGAAAATCGCTTgggtatgaacacaaaaaacgtcTTGAAAAACGCTGACGATCAGTGCGTGCGATATTCGTCTCGGTGTGTACAGGCCGTACTTTTCCCCATGTTTCTACACTGGgactttccataaaaatattttatgattatgatttatgattattttacgTGTAATTAATTTTCATTGTTGGTATGTGAATTGTAGATACAAATACAAGACTGAAAATTCTAAATCAATTCAGAAATGTATATTGATCAAtaagttaaaggtgcagtatgtaataattctttccgctagaggtcgctagaggcctattcaaaacaaaggcgtagcttgatgacgcaaAAGAATCGGGATTGGACTCAagaagaactcatgttcatggatgcgattattaaggTTAGTGTAttgtgaagcagagcaggagcgagtgttgtggagctgaacgaggagctggagcgattgagcaacacacgcctcacgagcagcgggtcttttattatgacacagtcgccggcgccgcttccgcttttccagtcatgagtatgaggtgacacagcgctgtttatcatattagatacatttgagtgtgttgaaaattatgttataacgctcagcggctgctgtgagacactgttacacactgcagtaagatagatcgattttacaatatcatattaataaattctggatggcttgtgttgacaaatggcatgcaattttttttataatgtattgtatgatggagaaataagactaaacgtgttgagctatgtaacaacaattagttttctgtctataaatatatcaaaacagttgttcccttgtctattaaaacatgtaaatattaaagcgtctttggtgtttccatggtttctacaaaataaaaccggaaaccgagggtaacgcgggtatggcgtgattgacaggcgactcctcccATGTCCTGGaaccttggttaaaattgcaattttctcatgatttacaaataattgcaaacatttgggatattgtaagtactcaagtgaacaaaatatataacactgaccTAGTGGTTTCTGGATATTTTActgaaaaaatattacatattgcacctttaattagtcaaaaaaaaaaaaacatattatttagcATAAATGCAGTAATACTAGTGTAATTTTGACTAAGAATTGAAACATACTTAAAAACATTGCCAGGTTGTTCCTTATCATTGCATCATTACATGACAGAAAATCATTTGTTGTTTGTATGCTGATAGTTCATCGCTCATAATGAGTCACCAAAccacaaaaatataattgtGAATGCCATATTTTCACACAAGCACCCATCAGATTCCCCTCAAtagtttatattaataaactattaataaGTTATTTAACACTTAATAAGTTAAATAAGCTGAATATTATAGTGATTGATACATTTTTGCATGAGGCAAAACTGTATAATTGATCATTGTGGGAGTTTCTCTCATGTTCTCACACCATAAGACTCAGAATGCATTGtccatatatttatttgttcatcaaGCAGCCATGTAATAAACAAGATAACGTACAGACAGTTGCTTTTACACACAATCATATATATTAAAGCCCAAATGCTTGTTCTGAGATGTGCATATGTACGTAAAATGTGTGAGTTTTTGGTTAAGGCCtctcaaaatatttctatttcttgGCCTGTTTCAAATGCACCAGATTCCTCATCCAGAATTTTCACAAAATGACACTCACGCGAGCCAATGAAATCCTTACAGTTCGCCTCGTCTGATGACGTTTCCCCATCAGTACGTCTGCAAATCAGCATCAGCCAGCGTGCAACGCTCAGCCAATGAGCGCCTTCCAACGAGCTGCTCTCCGGCCAATGGCGAGGCTCCACGACGGGGAAGCGGTGACGGCTTATATACAGGCGAGCAGCGCATGAGTGACAGTCGAGACAGACAGAACACACGAGAAACGCAGAAGAGAGAAACATTGCGTTCAGCACACGCCCTTGAGATTACTGCTTAATTCTGCGTTATCAGGTAAGAGTTTAAGtctaattgtttgttttatccTACAAAACCGCTTTGAAGATAACTAACCCATTTTGACTGGATAGTCGTGAGAAAtggcgatttaaaggggcagttcacccaaaaatgaaaattatgtcatcttttactcgacctcatgtcgttccaaacctgtaaaaatgtctctcttctgttgaacactaaagaagatattttgaaaaatatgtgaACCGCCGTTAACTTCTATAATAACGTGCgcgaggggaaaaaaatgctatggaagtcaatggtgtccGAAAATATTTTGGTTATCGACATAAATTATTTCTGGTGAACTTTTGCTGTTATAGCTTGCTGCTTATATGTTCATTCATTAGATGGTAACCTGTAAAACATGAGGAactaatgtcttttatcttaaATGGGTTTCAATTAAaagtaaatgtgttttaaaatgtttagggcttttaaatgtatatttacaaTGATATTAATATTTGGAGTAAATTGAGAAAAATTAGGATTTGATGCACCACGAGGTTGAACTGGAGAGTAGTTACTCTAGAATATTATTCAGTGACTGAACATCATATCTACTTCAGATTTGGAAAATGGTGTCCATTGTTTGTTCTTATATTATTTCTATTTGAAAAACATAATTGAATTCAATGCTTCAGTTCATGCCATTCTAGAGGATAATTAGGATTTCTCCAGTCTTGTTTTTGCATGAAGGCGTTTTACTTGATTATTGTAAACTTTCCAACCAGTTAggtttactgtattatgtacCTGCCCTGACCATTGACATTAATGTATTCTTTACAGAAATCAGTGAAGATTTGACACCAGATCTAGGCCAAAATGCGTTTCCTTTGCCTGTTTTTGCTGGTGGCCGGCAGCGTGTTTGCCGAAGACGATGAGAAGAAGGAAAGTGTTGGGACAGTGATTGGAATAGACCTCGGGACAACCTATTCCTGGTGAGAATGAGTTTAAGTTCATAAAATTGATTTTCAagataattaaatgtatataaaatataatatataaaattataaacattttttttatagcaatttattttattgacaacCTGGCAcacaaaatgtttacttttaaaaatttaattaaaaactggaacaaaaatataattttattatatatctaatacaaatatatacaaatattgtactttttatatacattttatatatttaaaaatatttacaatttaataaaaaatgtgtatacctatattttatacattatatatttttaatttgtataattttattacgtttatttttatttaaaagcaaaatGTGTGAACATTTCTCTCTCATACTTCATAATAAACATTATTACTGTGTAGTTatactgttttcttttttcatcaGTGTTGGAGTGTTCAAGAACGGTCGTGTCGAGATCATCGCCAATGACCAGGGAAACCGCATCACTCCATCATATGTGGCCTTCACCACTGAAGGAGAGCGTCTCATCGGAGACGCTGCGAAGAACCAGCTGACCTCCAACCCTGAGAACACAGTCTTTGATGCCAAGCGGTTGATCGGCCGCACATGGGGCGACTCCACCGTGCAGCAGGACATTAAATACTTTCCCTTTAAGGTACGCCCGTCTGTGAACCTGTATTGTGCCAGAGCTCTGCATCCCTTTGTCTTCACTTGGGAATGCTAAACACCTGCTTTGTCTCTTCCAGGTTATTGAGAAGAAGAACAAGCCTCACATCCAGCTGGATATTGGAGCAGGTCAACTGAAGACTTTTGCCCCTGAGGAAATCTCTGCCATGGTTCTGACTAAGATGAAGGAAACTGCAGAGGCTTACCTGGGACAGAAGGTAAAGTTTTGGTTTCAGCACACAGGAAACATTGAGGCCAACAGCTGCTGAAACTTAATCTAATTCAGTTCTGCTCTTTTTGAAGGTCACACATGCTGTGGTCACTGTGCCCGCTTATTTCAACGACGCCCAGCGCCAGGCCACCAAAGATGCAGGAACCATCGCTGGTCTCCACGTCATGAGGATCATCAACGAGCCGTAAGAACCTTGTTACACATGCTTTGTTGTAAAACAGATCGTTTTCTTTAGTGCATCACGTTTAAATTgacatcagtgttattttagtatcatggATCTCCTATTATAGTTCCAggaaacactttaaaataaggtttcattagctAACATTAATCAAAAGTAAGGGTTGCACTGACTAATTGACTTTAATGCTCTTTCTATGACACTTTAAGCTTGGTGTCGACTAGTCACTTATGGCCTATAGAGGGCGCAACAGGATAAGAAATCTTTGAAGTCCTGATTCACGctctgtttttatttgttaaaatgtattcaatttcaaataacaaaTGTTTTGTAGTTCTCATGAATGATTGTAACCCTGATGGACGTCTCGTTGCTCTTCACAGAACTGCTGCCGCCATCGCTTATGGTCTGGACAAGAAGGATGGTGAGAAGAACATCCTGGTGTTCGATCTGGGTGGCGGCACCTTCGACGTGTCCCTGCTGACCATCGACAACGGCGTGTTCGAGGTGGTGGCCACCAATGGAGACACTCACCTGGGTGGGGAAGATTTCGACCAGCGCGTCATGGAGCACTTCATCAAGCTGTACAAGAAGAAAACCGGAAAGGACGTGCGCAAGGACAACCGTGCCGTGCAGAAGCTGCGGCGTGAGGTGGAGAAGGCCAAGAGAGCGCTGTCTGCCCAGCACCAGGCCCGCATCGAGATCGAGTCCTTCTTCGAGGGTGAAGACTTCTCTGAAACTCTGACCCGCGCCAAGTTTGAGGAGCTCAACATGGTGAgagaatataataaaaatgacaacttgcaaaactttaaaataaaatgactaattccaaatattaataaatgcatgAATTACTAAAATAACCCATGTTTTTTGTTTCCCCTTTGCAGGATTTGTTCCGCTCCACCATGAAGCCAGTGCAGAAGGTTCTGGAAGATTCTGACCTGAAGAAGTCTGACATCGATGAGATCGTCTTGGTCGGCGGCTCCACTCGAATccccaagatccagcagctggTGAAAGAGTTCTTCAACGGCAAAGAGCCTTCCAGAGGAATCAACCCCGACGAGGCCGTGGCGTACGGAGCCGCCGTTCAGGCTGGAGTTCTGTCCGGAGAAGAGGACACCGGTGAGTTTTCCATTTTGCAATGATGCTCTCATTTAGCTTTTGGATAATAAATCCATCTCATGTTCAATAAATTGATGTTTCCAAAGTTAACGATCAATTGTTAAATAATCATCTCAATATTGAccaaaataattttgactataatttTGCCAAACCCTTTTTTTGTGAGATGATTAATGACTGAATCCTGTTGATCAGGTGATCTGGTGCTTCTGGACGTGTGCCCTTTGACCCTGGGCATTGAGACCGTTGGAGGAGTGATGACCAAGCTCATTCCCAGAAACACAGTCGTGCCCACCAAGAAATCCCAGATCTTCTCCACCGCTTCTGACAACCAGCCAACCGTGACCATCAAAGTTTATGAAGGTAAGCCAAAGATTTTAGCGTCAACATGACAGTTACACTCGAAAATAGCCTGGTCACTGGCATTGTGGTAAATTACAAACATGCATACACATTACATGTAATATTTTGCTACGTTTTAGACAGTTTCATTTAATCTTCAGAATAGAatccagggcttgacattaagcCTCGTCATGTGCTTTATGAACTTCGGATCATTCGCTTGTCAGAGTAAAAAGTTGCTCGTCTGGAAAAAATAACTTTTGTGCTTcatctttcattttaaattcttacatttgatcaatttaattagAATAAAACACTACAGGgttgttaccaatcaaattaaatcatttacactgaaattacaactattaaaaaaaaatgttaagagATTGTTTGAAAATTTACATTAtgcaaataagaaatgttggaaAGAATCTtacttttaaacatgaaactaaactgccagtaggtggcagcaggTGACtatcttaatgagtgagtcattcattcaaacgattcattcaaatggctgattcattcaagaatgaggcatgtttatgaatgagtcattgaatcattgactcaaccgatttgttttaaaatgctgAATCATTGGTCATGACTCGTATGATTTTGCATAACTGTATCAAATGTTATAAATACTTCACGTTTTTACTGCAGTATGTTAACTGAGTTTCTTTGTGTGCATGAGCCTCAATAGCGCCACCTTGTTCCCATCAGAACATTATCCGCTATTGATCGGCACTTAAACTAAATGTGATAAAATGACTTATTCtcgcatttttttatttatttatttattttttttgatgtCGAGCCCTAgttctcacactctctctctgcCTGTTTCCAGGTGAGCGTCCCCTGACCAAGGATAACCACCTTCTGGGAACCTTTGACCTGACCGGCATCCCTCCTGCACCCCGCGGCGTCCCTCAGATCGAGGTCACCTTCGAGATCGACGTGAACGGCATCCTCCGTGTCACCGCTGAGGACAAAGGCACAGGAAACAAGAACAAGATCACCATCACCAACGACCAGAACCGCCTGACACCCGAAGACATTGAGCGCATGGTGAACGAGGCCGAGCGCTTCGCCGACGAGGACAAGAAGCTGAAGGAGCGCATCGACGCCCGCAACGAGCTGGAGAGCTACGCCTACTCTCTGAAGAACCAGATCGGCGACAAGGAGAAGCTCGGCGGCAAGCTGTCGTCCGAAGATAAAGA
Proteins encoded:
- the LOC137033985 gene encoding endoplasmic reticulum chaperone BiP; translation: MRFLCLFLLVAGSVFAEDDEKKESVGTVIGIDLGTTYSCVGVFKNGRVEIIANDQGNRITPSYVAFTTEGERLIGDAAKNQLTSNPENTVFDAKRLIGRTWGDSTVQQDIKYFPFKVIEKKNKPHIQLDIGAGQLKTFAPEEISAMVLTKMKETAEAYLGQKVTHAVVTVPAYFNDAQRQATKDAGTIAGLHVMRIINEPTAAAIAYGLDKKDGEKNILVFDLGGGTFDVSLLTIDNGVFEVVATNGDTHLGGEDFDQRVMEHFIKLYKKKTGKDVRKDNRAVQKLRREVEKAKRALSAQHQARIEIESFFEGEDFSETLTRAKFEELNMDLFRSTMKPVQKVLEDSDLKKSDIDEIVLVGGSTRIPKIQQLVKEFFNGKEPSRGINPDEAVAYGAAVQAGVLSGEEDTGDLVLLDVCPLTLGIETVGGVMTKLIPRNTVVPTKKSQIFSTASDNQPTVTIKVYEGERPLTKDNHLLGTFDLTGIPPAPRGVPQIEVTFEIDVNGILRVTAEDKGTGNKNKITITNDQNRLTPEDIERMVNEAERFADEDKKLKERIDARNELESYAYSLKNQIGDKEKLGGKLSSEDKEAIEKAVEEKIEWLESHQEAELEDFQAKKKELEEVVQPIVSKLYGSAGGPPPEEGDEQGEKDEL